In Bacteroides cellulosilyticus, the genomic stretch GAATTGGTTGACGAGTTCTGGCCAAAAGCAAATAACTAATCACTAACAACTAATCACTAATAAAGTGGCTATAAAGTTTCAATATAATAAAACTTCCCTCCAGCAGTTGGAAAAGCAACTGAAAGTGCGGGTACGTACACTCCCTATTATCAAGAATAAGGAGAGCGCACTACGCATGGAAGTGAAGCGCTGCAAATCAGAAGCTGCCGCGCTGGATGAGAAGTTGGAACGGGAAATCCAGGCCTACGAAGCGATGTTCGCCCTTTGGAATGAGTTTGACTCCTCATTGATAAAGGTGAGCGATGTACATCTCGGCGTGAAGAAGATTGCCGGTGTACGGGTGCCGCTGCTCGAAAACGTTGATTTCGAAATACGCCCCTACAGCCTGTTCAATGCTCCCAAATGGTATGCCGACGGCATACATTTGCTCAAGGTGTTGGCACAGACGGCTATCGAACGGGAGTTTATCGTCGCCAAACTGGGCTTGCTGGAACATGCACGTAAGAAGACTACCCAAAAGGTAAACCTCTTTGAGAAAGTGCAGATTCCAGGCTATCAGGATGCTCTGCGAAAGATCAAGCGCTTCATGGAAGACGAGGAAAATCTCTCCAAGTCATCGCAGAAAATCATGAAATCCCATCAAGAGAGTAGGAAGGAGGCAGAAGCATGATTACAAAAATGAAGAAGCTCACATTCCTTGTATATCATAAGGAGTACGAGGTATTTCTGAACGGAGTGCGCGAACTTGGAGTAGTGCACGTGGCTGAAAAACAGCAGGGAGTAGCTGATAATGTAGAGTTGCAGGACAGCATCCGGCTTTCTTCGCGTTTGCAGGCAACATTGAAAATGCTGCATGGCTTGGGCGAAGCGAAGGAAACTACACCCGCTTCTGCTGCCCGCGGGCTGGAAGTGCTGGACGAAGTGGATGTGCTGCAAAGTGAAAAGACGAAGCTGCAACAACAGCTGCAAAACTATCAGAAGGAGAAAGCCGCCCTGGAACCCTGGGGTGATTTCGAGCCTGAAAGTCTGAATCTTCTGCATGATGCCGGCTTTACGGTAAACTTTTACTGTTGCTCGGAAGGTAGCTATGACGAGATTTGGGAAGAAACTTATAATGCGATGATTATCAATCGTGTATCCTCACGTATCTATTTCATTACTGTAACTAAGAATGAAGTGGAAGTAGATTTGGATGCAGAGCAGATAAAGTTACCTCCTTATTCATTGACCCGTGTGCAGATACTTTGTCAGGAGACTGAACAGGCTTTGGCGGACAATGACCAAAAGCTGGCTGTGCTTGCTGAGAAGGAGCAACCTTCATTACAAGCAGCCTTGAAAGAGGTGAACACTGAAATAGAGTTTTCTCAGGTGATATTGAACACAGAGGCTACAGCGGGAGAAAAGCTGATGTTGCTGCAAGGTTGGGCGCCGGCTTCCAAAGAAAAGGAAATTGCCGCATGGCTGGATGAACAGCATATCTATTATGAGATTACGAATCCGACACCGGAAGATAATGTGCCTATCCAATTGAACAATAAGGGTTTCTTTGCCTGGTTTGAACCGATATGCAAACTCTACATGCTTCCGAAATACAGTGAATTGGATCTGACGCCGTTCTTTGCACCGTTCTTTATGGTGTTCTTCGGGTTGTGTCTGGGTGACTCCGGTTACGGATTGTTCCTGTTCCTTGCCGCTACGCTGTACCGTATGTTCGCCAAGAATATCAGTGCAACGATGAAGCCGATTCTTTCATTGGTACAGATATTGGCTGCCTCTACATTCTTCTGTGGAATGCTGACGGGTACGTTCTTCGGAGTGAGCCTCTATGACATTAACATACCTTTCTTGCAGTATATGAAGGAGCATTTGTTCATGGATAATAATGCCATGTTCCAGTTGTCACTGATACTCGGTGTGGTTCAGATTCTCTTCGGTATGATACTGAAAGCAGTCAATCAGGCGATACAGTTCGGCTTTAAGTATGCCGTAGCCACTATCGGTTGGATTGTGTTGCTGATATCCTGCGGAGTAGGATTCCTGTTGCCCGAAGTGATGCCGTTGGGTGGTACGGTACATCTGTGCATTCTTGGTGTGGCTGCCGTTATGATATTTCTCTTCAACAGTCCCGGTAAGAACGTGTTTATGAATATCGGATTGGGTTTGTGGGATTCTTACAACATGGCTACGGGTTTGCTGGGCGACGTGCTTTCGTATGTTCGTCTGTTTGCCCTCGGTCTGTCGGGAGGTATCCTTGCGGGAGTATTCAACAGTCTGGCTGTGGGCATGAGCCCTGACAATGTGATTGTCGGTCCGATTGTGATGGTACTGATATTCGTTATCGGACATGCCATTAACATGTTTATGAACGTACTGGGTGCGATGGTTCACCCCATGCGTTTGACTTTCGTGGAGTTCTTTAAGAATTCCGGTTACGAAGGAGGCGGAAAAGAATATAAGCCATTTAAAAAATAACAATTATAGAATTAAAAATTAAAACAATAAAAAACGTAAGATTATGGAAATGAACTTATTGATTGCCTACATCGGCATCGCAGTAATGATTGGTTTGTCTGGCATCGGTAGTGCCTATGGAGTGACGATTGCCGGTAACGCAGCTATCGGTGCTTTGAAGAAGAACGACGGTGCATTCGGAAACTTTCTCGTATTGACAGCACTTCCCGGTACGCAGGGTTTGTATGGTTTTGCCGGTTACTTTATGTTCCAGACTATTTTCGGTATCCTTACTCCTGAAATGACCGGCATCCAGGCAGCCGCTATTCTCGGTGCAGGTATCGCCTTGGGATTGGTTGCTTTGTTCTCAGCTATTCGCCAGGGACAGGTTTGTGCAAATGGTATCGCAGCTATCGGACAAGGTCACGATGTATTCAGCAATACATTGATCCTTGCCGTATTCCCGGAACTTTACGCTATCGTTGCTTTGGCTGCAACATTCTTGATTGGTAGCGCACTGGTTGCATAAGAATCTATTTCTGAATAATTTGCTAACCCAGGGTTGTCATTTCGATGATGATCCTGGGTTTATTGTTTCCAAATGCCACACTTCAGTAAGCGAAACGCCACACTTCATCAGAGCAAATGCCACACTTTGCAACATACAGAGTGTGGCATTTGCCCTGATGAAGTGTGGCATTTGTCCTGATGAAGTATGGCATTTGCTCTGATGAAGTGTGGCGTTCGGAACGCTATTCAGGTCTTCTAACTATTTTTCGCAAACGATTGTTTATGCATATTTCATTAGTTTTTTCGATTAATAGGCTATTTTTCAAAGAATAATGTGTACTTTTGCAGCCGGTATTAAGTAATAGAGATTAAAAGTAATATGACTAAAGAGCTGTTAACCCCCGACTACATCTTCGAGTCAAGCTGGGAAGTATGTAATAAGGTTGGAGGTATCTATACGGTTTTGTCCACGCGAGCAAATACCTTGCAGGCAAAATTTCATGATAGATTATTTTTTATAGGACCTGATTTTTGGCAGGGTAAAGAGAACCCTTTGTTTATCGAGTCCGATAATCTTTGTGTAGCATGGAGAAAGCATGCAACTGAGCAAGATAACCTTTCCGTCCGTGTAGGACGCTGGAACATTCCGGGCAATCCGATCGTTATATTGGTTGATTTCCAACCGTTTTTCGCACTGAAGAATGAAATATATACAGAAATGTGGAACCACTATCAGGTGGATTCACTGCATGCATACGGTGATTATGATGAAGCATCCATGTTTTCGTATGCAGCCGGAAAGGTGGTAGAGAGTTTTTATCGCTACAACCTGACGGAGACGGATAAAGTGATTTATCAGGCACATGAGTGGATGACCGGTATGGGAGCCCTCTACTTACAAACAGCTGTTCCTGAAATCGCTACGATATTTACCACACATGCCACGTCCATCGGACGTTCCATTGCAGGTAACAATAAGCCTCTTTACGATTATCTCTTCGCTTACAACGGCGATCAGATGGCGGAAGAGCTCAATATGCAATCCAAACACTCCATTGAAAAACAGACTGCGCACTATGTAGACTGTTTTACGACTGTGAGCGAAATCACGAACAACGAGTGCAAGGAATTGCTTGATAAGCCTGCCGATGTAGTGCTTATGAATGGTTTTGAAGATGATTTTGTACCCAAAGGGACTACGTTTACCGGAAAACGCAAACGTGCGAGATCTATCATGTTGCGCGTTGCCAATTGCCTGATGGGTACGGATATGGGTGATGATACGTTGATTATCGGTACCAGCGGTCGTTATGAGTTTAAGAACAAAGGCATAGATGTCTTCCTTGAATCACTGAATCGACTGAACCGTGATAAGAACCTGGAGAAGAATGTATTGGCATTCATCAATGTGCCGGGATGGGTAGGTGATGCCCGTGAAGACCTGCAACAGCGTCTCAAGAGCAAGGAGAAATTCACTACTCCGCTGGAAGTACCTTTGATTACTCACTGGCTGCACAACATGACGCATGATCAAGTGCTGGACATGCTGAAGTATATGGGTATGAGCAACCGTCCTGAGGATAAGGTGAAGATTATTTTTGTTCCCTGCTATCTCGACGGAAAAGATGGCATTATAAACAAGCAATATTACGATTTGATATTGGGAGAAGATCTTAGTGTCTATCCTTCATATTACGAACCTTGGGGCTATACCCCGCTGGAAAGTGTTGCTTTTCATGTTCCTACCGTCACGACCGACCTGGCAGGTTTCGGACTTTGGGTGAACAGCCTGAAGAACCAGCATGGCATCGATGATGGGGTAGAGGTACTTCACCGTTCGGATTACAACTATTCTGAAGTAGCTGACGGTATCAAAGACACCATTTCGGCATTCTCAGCAAAGACGGATGCAGAAGTGAAAAACATTCGCAAGCGTGCCGGGCAAGTGGCTGAGCAGGCTTTGTGGAAGCATTTTATTGAATATTATTATGAAGCCTATGATTTTGCCCTTCGTCATGCGATGGAGCGTCAGTTAGGTTAAAATAAATATGAATTATTAATCAATCAAGTAATCATACAATGAAGATTAAAGTTAGTAATGTAAACACTCCGAACTGGAAAGATGTGAATGTGAAATCTCATGTTCCTGCCGAGTTGGAGAAATTGTCTGAATTGGCACACAACATTTGGTGGTCTTGGAACTATGAAGCTACTGAACTGTTTAGAGACCTTGACCCTGCTTTGTGGAAAGAAGTTGGTCATAACCCCGTCCTTCTGTTGGAAAGAATGAGTTATGCTAAACTCGAGGCGCTTGCAAATGACAAAGTAATTCTGAAGAGAATGAATGACGTCTATGCTATGTTCAGAACGTATATGGACGTGAAACCTGATCAGAAGCGCCCTTCCGTTGCTTATTTCAGCATGGAGTATGGTTTGAACCAGGTACTTAAGATATATTCTGGCGGTTTAGGTGTTCTTGCCGGCGACTACCTGAAAGAGGCTTCCGATAGCAATGTTGACCTTTGCGCAGTAGGATTCCTATATCGTTACGGTTATTTCACGCAGACCCTCTCTATGGATGGCCAGCAGATTGCCAACTACGAAGCTCAGAACTTCGGTCAGTTGCCCATCGAGCGAGTGATGGACGAGAATGGCAATCAGGTGATTGTAGATGTTCCTTATCTGGATTATTTTGTTCATGCTTTTGTATGGCGTGTAAACGTTGGACGTATTTCTCTCTATCTGTTGGATACGGATAATGAAATGAACAGCGAATTCGACCGTCCTATTACTCACCAACTCTATGGTGGTGACTGGGAAAACCGTTTGAAACAAGAAATATTGCTTGGTATCGGTGGTATCTTGACACTGAAGAAACTGGGTATCAAGAAAGATGTTTATCACTGTAACGAAGGACACGCAGCGTTGATCAACGTTCAGCGTATCTGTGATTATGTAGCTGAAGGCTTGTCTTACGACCAGGCTATCGAATTGGTGCGTGCTTCTTCACTGTACACTGTACATACTCCGGTTCCTGCTGGTCACGATTACTTCGACGAAGGTCTCTTCGGTAAGTATATGGGTGGTTATCCTGCTAAGATGGGTATCAGCTGGGACGACCTGATGGATCTTGGCCGTAACAATCCGGGCGACAAAGGCGAACGTTTCTGTATGTCGATTTTTGCTTGCAACACTTCACAGGAAGTGAATGGTGTAAGCTGGTTGCATGGAAAGGTTTCTCAGGAAATGTTCTCTACTATCTGGAAGGGCTATTTCCCTGAAGAAATGCATGTGGGTTATGTTACGAACGGTGTACACTTCCCGACTTGGAGCGCTACCGAATGGAAACATCTCTATGCGGCTAACTTCGACGAAAACTTCTTGTACGATCAGTCTAACCCGAAGATTTGGGAAGCTATCTATAATGTGCCCGATGAAAAAATCTGGGAAACCCGTATGGCTTTGAAGAATAAGTTGATTGACTATGTTCGTAAGCAATACCGTGAAACTTGGTTGAAGAACCAGGGTGATCCTTCACGCATCGTTTCTCTGATGGATAAGATCAATCCCAATGCGTTGCTGATCGGTTTCGGTCGTCGTTTTGCTACTTACAAACGTGCTCACTTGCTGTTCACTGACCTCGACCGTCTGGCTAAGATTGTGAACAACCCTGACTATCCGGTACAGTTCCTGTTCACAGGTAAGGCTCATCCGCATGATGGAGCAGGTCAAGGTTTGATTAAAAGAATTATCGAAATTTCCCGTCGTCCGGAATTCCTGGGTAAGATTATCTTCCTGGAAAACTATGATATGCAGCTGGCTCGCCGTCTGGTATCCGGTGTAGATATCTGGTTGAATACTCCGACTCGTCCGCTCGAAGCATCCGGTACTTCCGGTGAGAAAGCGTTGATGAACGGTGTTGTAAACTTCTCCGTACTCGACGGTTGGTGGTTGGAAGGCTATCGTGAAGGTGCAGGTTGGGCGCTGACTGAAAAGCGTACTTACCAGAACCAGGAACATCAGGATCAGCTCGATGCAGCTACTATCTACAGCATCCTTGAAACAGAAATCCTGCCGTTGTATTATGCACGCAATAAGAAGGGATACTCTGAAGGTTGGGTAAAGACTATCAAGAATTCTATTGCACAGATTGCACCGCACTATACCATGAAACGTCAGTTGGACGACTATTATAGCAAGTTCTACACTAAGCTGGCTAAGCGTTTCAGCGCATTGTCTGCTAATGACAACGCCAAAGCAAAAGAAATTGCTGCTTGGAAAGAAGAAGTGGTGTCTAAGTGGGACAGTATTGAGGTAGTGTCTTATGACAAGTGTGAAGAATTGCTTCAAGCTACTATCGAAAGCGGTAAGGAATATACCATTACTTATGTAATCGATGAGAAAGGCTTGAATGATGCTATCGGTCTGGAACTGGTAACTACTTATACTGCCGGAGACGGTAAACAGCATGTTTATTCTGTTGAACCGTTCAGTGTAGTGAAGAAAGAGGGTAATCTTTATACTTTCCAGGTGAAACATAAATTAGAGAACGCAGGTAGCTTTAAAGTATCCTACCGTATGTTCCCGAAAAACTCTGACCTGCCTCACCGTCAGGACTTCTGCTACGTTCGTTGGTTCGTGTAAGAGAGTTTGATCTAACAATATAGAGAAGC encodes the following:
- a CDS encoding V-type ATP synthase subunit D, giving the protein MAIKFQYNKTSLQQLEKQLKVRVRTLPIIKNKESALRMEVKRCKSEAAALDEKLEREIQAYEAMFALWNEFDSSLIKVSDVHLGVKKIAGVRVPLLENVDFEIRPYSLFNAPKWYADGIHLLKVLAQTAIEREFIVAKLGLLEHARKKTTQKVNLFEKVQIPGYQDALRKIKRFMEDEENLSKSSQKIMKSHQESRKEAEA
- a CDS encoding V-type ATP synthase subunit I; this translates as MITKMKKLTFLVYHKEYEVFLNGVRELGVVHVAEKQQGVADNVELQDSIRLSSRLQATLKMLHGLGEAKETTPASAARGLEVLDEVDVLQSEKTKLQQQLQNYQKEKAALEPWGDFEPESLNLLHDAGFTVNFYCCSEGSYDEIWEETYNAMIINRVSSRIYFITVTKNEVEVDLDAEQIKLPPYSLTRVQILCQETEQALADNDQKLAVLAEKEQPSLQAALKEVNTEIEFSQVILNTEATAGEKLMLLQGWAPASKEKEIAAWLDEQHIYYEITNPTPEDNVPIQLNNKGFFAWFEPICKLYMLPKYSELDLTPFFAPFFMVFFGLCLGDSGYGLFLFLAATLYRMFAKNISATMKPILSLVQILAASTFFCGMLTGTFFGVSLYDINIPFLQYMKEHLFMDNNAMFQLSLILGVVQILFGMILKAVNQAIQFGFKYAVATIGWIVLLISCGVGFLLPEVMPLGGTVHLCILGVAAVMIFLFNSPGKNVFMNIGLGLWDSYNMATGLLGDVLSYVRLFALGLSGGILAGVFNSLAVGMSPDNVIVGPIVMVLIFVIGHAINMFMNVLGAMVHPMRLTFVEFFKNSGYEGGGKEYKPFKK
- a CDS encoding V-type ATP synthase subunit K, coding for MEMNLLIAYIGIAVMIGLSGIGSAYGVTIAGNAAIGALKKNDGAFGNFLVLTALPGTQGLYGFAGYFMFQTIFGILTPEMTGIQAAAILGAGIALGLVALFSAIRQGQVCANGIAAIGQGHDVFSNTLILAVFPELYAIVALAATFLIGSALVA
- a CDS encoding glycogen/starch synthase — protein: MTKELLTPDYIFESSWEVCNKVGGIYTVLSTRANTLQAKFHDRLFFIGPDFWQGKENPLFIESDNLCVAWRKHATEQDNLSVRVGRWNIPGNPIVILVDFQPFFALKNEIYTEMWNHYQVDSLHAYGDYDEASMFSYAAGKVVESFYRYNLTETDKVIYQAHEWMTGMGALYLQTAVPEIATIFTTHATSIGRSIAGNNKPLYDYLFAYNGDQMAEELNMQSKHSIEKQTAHYVDCFTTVSEITNNECKELLDKPADVVLMNGFEDDFVPKGTTFTGKRKRARSIMLRVANCLMGTDMGDDTLIIGTSGRYEFKNKGIDVFLESLNRLNRDKNLEKNVLAFINVPGWVGDAREDLQQRLKSKEKFTTPLEVPLITHWLHNMTHDQVLDMLKYMGMSNRPEDKVKIIFVPCYLDGKDGIINKQYYDLILGEDLSVYPSYYEPWGYTPLESVAFHVPTVTTDLAGFGLWVNSLKNQHGIDDGVEVLHRSDYNYSEVADGIKDTISAFSAKTDAEVKNIRKRAGQVAEQALWKHFIEYYYEAYDFALRHAMERQLG
- a CDS encoding glycosyltransferase family 1 protein codes for the protein MKIKVSNVNTPNWKDVNVKSHVPAELEKLSELAHNIWWSWNYEATELFRDLDPALWKEVGHNPVLLLERMSYAKLEALANDKVILKRMNDVYAMFRTYMDVKPDQKRPSVAYFSMEYGLNQVLKIYSGGLGVLAGDYLKEASDSNVDLCAVGFLYRYGYFTQTLSMDGQQIANYEAQNFGQLPIERVMDENGNQVIVDVPYLDYFVHAFVWRVNVGRISLYLLDTDNEMNSEFDRPITHQLYGGDWENRLKQEILLGIGGILTLKKLGIKKDVYHCNEGHAALINVQRICDYVAEGLSYDQAIELVRASSLYTVHTPVPAGHDYFDEGLFGKYMGGYPAKMGISWDDLMDLGRNNPGDKGERFCMSIFACNTSQEVNGVSWLHGKVSQEMFSTIWKGYFPEEMHVGYVTNGVHFPTWSATEWKHLYAANFDENFLYDQSNPKIWEAIYNVPDEKIWETRMALKNKLIDYVRKQYRETWLKNQGDPSRIVSLMDKINPNALLIGFGRRFATYKRAHLLFTDLDRLAKIVNNPDYPVQFLFTGKAHPHDGAGQGLIKRIIEISRRPEFLGKIIFLENYDMQLARRLVSGVDIWLNTPTRPLEASGTSGEKALMNGVVNFSVLDGWWLEGYREGAGWALTEKRTYQNQEHQDQLDAATIYSILETEILPLYYARNKKGYSEGWVKTIKNSIAQIAPHYTMKRQLDDYYSKFYTKLAKRFSALSANDNAKAKEIAAWKEEVVSKWDSIEVVSYDKCEELLQATIESGKEYTITYVIDEKGLNDAIGLELVTTYTAGDGKQHVYSVEPFSVVKKEGNLYTFQVKHKLENAGSFKVSYRMFPKNSDLPHRQDFCYVRWFV